One Bombus fervidus isolate BK054 chromosome 7, iyBomFerv1, whole genome shotgun sequence genomic region harbors:
- the M6 gene encoding neuronal membrane glycoprotein M6 isoform X2, which produces MGSICNDCMARVPYATLIATIMCCLGVGIFCGTMYRGVTLGSLMMDQVFHLRLGWLEPVQLTFATLGASMAALGFMILCVGCLATGATRHKVYRAWRSRVGGRISCAVFMTITYILQLGWLLIFAFLVIIAWIFTIFWGLCSNPRVQSLDQCIDFTQFSFIFPNNTRVEDMKVCGPQEVKLFCKDFVEKAEIMFILATVAAMLVVLSLIHYLMCLSANYAHIRDHEKFQELQELQYLQDPGDPDSPQPGMGTLSSHHRVKDRF; this is translated from the exons ATGG GGAGTATATGCAATGATTGTATGGCCAGAGTACCATATGCAACTCTTATTGCAACAATAATGTGTTGCTTAGGAGTTGGTATATTCTGTGGTACAATGTATAGAGGTGTTACATTGGGCTCTTTAATGATGGATCAG gTATTTCATTTAAGACTTGGATGGCTAGAGCCTGTTCAATTGACTTTTGCAACACTTGGTGCTAGTATGGCAGCTTTAGGTTTTATGATATTATGTGTTGGTTGCCTTGCAACTGGAGCTACGAGACATAAAGTATATAGAGCCTGGAGGTCCAGAGTTGGTGGACGTATCTCATGTGCTGTT tTCATGACAATTacttatatattacaattagGATGGCTCctaatatttgcatttttgGTTATAATTGCTTGGATTTTTACTATATTCTGGGGTTTATGCAGTAATCCTCGTGTTCAGTCTCTTGATCAATGCATTGATTTCACTCAATTTA gttttatatttccaaataATACAAGAGTAGAGGATATGAAAGTATGTGGACCACAAGAagtgaaattattttgtaaagatTTTGTTGAAAAAGCAGAGATCATGTTTATTTTAGCAACAGTTGCTGCCATGTTGGTTGTATTAAGTCTCATACATTATTTAATGTGTTTATCTGCTAACTATGCACATATTAGAGATCATGAGAAGTTTCAAGAATTACAAGAACTTCAATACCTGCAAGATCCAGGAGATCCAGATTCTCCTCAACCCGGTATGGGAACTTTGAGCTCGCACCATCGTGTCAAGGATAGATTCTAG
- the M6 gene encoding neuronal membrane glycoprotein M6 isoform X1: MRNDQGASDSLPLRRRFNSNISIDRFSEKSLHMLDYEDRSCRSICNDCMARVPYATLIATIMCCLGVGIFCGTMYRGVTLGSLMMDQVFHLRLGWLEPVQLTFATLGASMAALGFMILCVGCLATGATRHKVYRAWRSRVGGRISCAVFMTITYILQLGWLLIFAFLVIIAWIFTIFWGLCSNPRVQSLDQCIDFTQFSFIFPNNTRVEDMKVCGPQEVKLFCKDFVEKAEIMFILATVAAMLVVLSLIHYLMCLSANYAHIRDHEKFQELQELQYLQDPGDPDSPQPGMGTLSSHHRVKDRF, encoded by the exons atGAGGAACGATCAAGGTGCAAGTGATAGTTTACCGTTACGTAGACGGTTTAATAGTAATATTAGTATAGATAGATTTTCCGAAAAAAGTCTTCATATGCTTGATTATGAAGATCGATCTTGTA GGAGTATATGCAATGATTGTATGGCCAGAGTACCATATGCAACTCTTATTGCAACAATAATGTGTTGCTTAGGAGTTGGTATATTCTGTGGTACAATGTATAGAGGTGTTACATTGGGCTCTTTAATGATGGATCAG gTATTTCATTTAAGACTTGGATGGCTAGAGCCTGTTCAATTGACTTTTGCAACACTTGGTGCTAGTATGGCAGCTTTAGGTTTTATGATATTATGTGTTGGTTGCCTTGCAACTGGAGCTACGAGACATAAAGTATATAGAGCCTGGAGGTCCAGAGTTGGTGGACGTATCTCATGTGCTGTT tTCATGACAATTacttatatattacaattagGATGGCTCctaatatttgcatttttgGTTATAATTGCTTGGATTTTTACTATATTCTGGGGTTTATGCAGTAATCCTCGTGTTCAGTCTCTTGATCAATGCATTGATTTCACTCAATTTA gttttatatttccaaataATACAAGAGTAGAGGATATGAAAGTATGTGGACCACAAGAagtgaaattattttgtaaagatTTTGTTGAAAAAGCAGAGATCATGTTTATTTTAGCAACAGTTGCTGCCATGTTGGTTGTATTAAGTCTCATACATTATTTAATGTGTTTATCTGCTAACTATGCACATATTAGAGATCATGAGAAGTTTCAAGAATTACAAGAACTTCAATACCTGCAAGATCCAGGAGATCCAGATTCTCCTCAACCCGGTATGGGAACTTTGAGCTCGCACCATCGTGTCAAGGATAGATTCTAG